In the Chroococcidiopsis sp. SAG 2025 genome, one interval contains:
- a CDS encoding VOC family protein encodes MTTPSTLAPGNLRRVHHIALNVKDMQASRHFYSHILGLHELTGDEIPSTLIDLVAQGKVANFVTPDGTVLDLFWEPELTPPDPDPERSFTRAYHLAFDIDPQLFDRAVEVLRDHQIAIAHGPVSRPTGRGVYCYDPDGFMVEIRCDPV; translated from the coding sequence ATGACTACTCCCAGTACCCTTGCACCTGGCAACCTGCGGCGAGTCCACCACATCGCCTTGAACGTCAAAGACATGCAAGCATCGCGCCACTTTTACAGTCATATTTTGGGTTTGCACGAACTGACAGGCGATGAGATCCCCTCTACTTTGATAGACTTGGTAGCGCAAGGCAAAGTCGCTAACTTTGTCACCCCAGATGGAACGGTGTTGGATTTATTCTGGGAACCGGAGTTAACACCACCAGATCCCGATCCCGAACGTAGTTTTACCCGTGCCTATCATCTTGCCTTTGATATCGATCCGCAATTGTTCGATCGCGCCGTGGAAGTATTGCGAGATCATCAAATTGCGATCGCCCACGGTCCTGTCAGCCGCCCTACAGGTAGAGGCGTTTACTGCTACGATCCAGATGGATTTATGGTAGAAATCCGATGCGATCCGGTATGA
- a CDS encoding SulP family inorganic anion transporter produces the protein MQLTNKIRFRNLQLTNRIHFRNLRGDIFGGVTNAIVSLPIALAFGVASGLGPVAGLYGSICVGFFASLFGGTPTQISEPTGPTTVFMTAIISAMIARNPEDGLAMAFTVVMLSGVFQILFGVFRLGKYIILMPYSVVSGFMSGIGAILIILQIPPFLGHEAPKGGLIGTLQNLPYLLSNLNPAETGLAALTMVVIFFLPHRIKHFIPPQLAALVIGTIISFTLLQNMDLRRIGEIPSGLPTLYLPTFTPAQTVQMFVDAAMLGMLGSIDALLTSVIADSMTRTQTQEDRELVGQGVGNLVAGLCGGLPGSGATMGTVINVQVGARTALAGLLRAVLMLVVVLWLADLAENIPMAVLAGIAFAVGIEMLDWNFLKRAHKVSWKSTLIMYGVLLMTVFLDLMVAAGVGMFIANLLTIEQLSHLQAQRIKAVCGADDSVPLNLEEKELLNLADGRVSLFYMGGPMLFGVAKTIAREHLSIKRCDTLVMDLSDVPYLDETAALVIEAAIKDSQAKGSQVFIVGAVGKVKHLLESLGILNLVPYDNLFLDRTDALKQAVVVDVAEIGLDVAEIGLRTG, from the coding sequence ATGCAGCTAACAAATAAGATTCGTTTCAGAAACTTACAGCTAACAAATAGGATTCATTTCAGAAACTTACGTGGTGATATTTTTGGTGGAGTCACCAATGCAATTGTTTCATTACCAATAGCTTTAGCGTTCGGGGTTGCATCTGGTCTAGGACCAGTTGCAGGGCTTTATGGCTCAATTTGTGTTGGCTTTTTTGCATCTCTGTTTGGTGGCACACCCACACAAATTTCCGAACCAACCGGACCGACAACCGTATTTATGACGGCAATTATTAGCGCAATGATTGCTAGGAATCCTGAGGACGGTTTGGCAATGGCGTTTACGGTAGTGATGCTATCGGGAGTTTTTCAAATTCTCTTTGGTGTCTTCCGGTTGGGTAAATATATTATCCTCATGCCCTATAGCGTTGTTTCAGGTTTTATGTCTGGAATTGGGGCGATCCTAATTATTTTGCAAATTCCGCCATTTCTAGGACATGAAGCTCCCAAAGGGGGTTTGATAGGAACGTTACAAAATCTACCCTATCTGCTATCAAACCTCAACCCTGCCGAAACTGGTCTAGCAGCTCTGACAATGGTAGTTATTTTTTTCTTACCGCATAGAATCAAGCACTTTATACCCCCACAACTAGCAGCATTAGTCATCGGCACAATTATTTCCTTCACCTTGCTGCAAAACATGGATTTGAGAAGGATTGGCGAGATTCCATCGGGACTACCTACCCTGTATCTACCTACTTTTACTCCGGCTCAAACCGTACAGATGTTCGTTGATGCAGCCATGCTAGGGATGTTGGGTTCTATTGATGCCTTGCTCACTTCAGTCATTGCTGACAGTATGACCCGTACCCAGACTCAGGAAGACCGGGAGTTAGTCGGTCAGGGAGTAGGAAATCTGGTTGCTGGTTTGTGCGGTGGACTGCCTGGTTCTGGTGCGACGATGGGAACGGTAATTAATGTTCAAGTTGGGGCAAGAACTGCTTTGGCTGGCTTGCTCCGTGCGGTGCTGATGTTGGTCGTAGTGTTATGGCTGGCTGACTTGGCGGAAAACATTCCAATGGCAGTCTTAGCTGGAATTGCTTTCGCGGTTGGAATTGAAATGCTCGATTGGAATTTCTTGAAACGAGCGCATAAGGTTTCTTGGAAATCAACCTTAATCATGTACGGCGTACTGCTGATGACAGTTTTCCTCGATCTTATGGTTGCAGCTGGGGTAGGAATGTTTATTGCTAACTTGCTGACAATTGAGCAATTGAGCCATTTACAAGCTCAAAGAATCAAAGCAGTTTGTGGTGCAGATGATTCCGTCCCGCTCAATTTGGAAGAGAAAGAGTTGCTCAATTTAGCTGATGGGCGAGTGTCTTTGTTTTACATGGGGGGACCAATGCTGTTTGGAGTGGCAAAAACGATCGCCCGCGAACATTTATCTATCAAGCGTTGCGATACCTTAGTGATGGATCTGAGCGATGTTCCTTATCTAGATGAAACTGCGGCACTGGTAATCGAAGCTGCCATTAAAGATTCTCAGGCAAAAGGTTCTCAAGTATTTATCGTGGGGGCAGTTGGTAAAGTCAAGCATCTTTTAGAGAGTCTTGGCATTCTCAATTTAGTCCCATACGATAACCTATTTCTGGATCGAACTGATGCCCTGAAACAAGCAGTTGTAGTAGATGTAGCTGAAATCGGTTTAGATGTAGCTGAAATCGGTTTGCGGACTGGTTGA
- a CDS encoding DMT family transporter — protein MQRLKSRFQSSTQNAIFGLFALALIWGYNWVQMKVAVEYSPPFTFAILRIVLGALSLFLVMAWLKKPLFPQVVGGTFLLGLLQTSGLYGLATWALVSGGAGKTAVLVYTMPFWTLILAWVLLKERVRTIQWIAIALSFAGLLLILEPQQLDGTVFSKVLAVLAGICWAGGVIVAKKLQQKHNLDLLSLTAWQTLFGAIPLLFVVFLVPSQPIVWSTEFVVALVYNVIPGTAIAMVLWLYILNHLSASTAGLGMLMNPVVGVLTAWLQLGEQPGLTESVGMLLIISALAFNVNSLQKTK, from the coding sequence TTGCAGAGGCTTAAATCTCGATTTCAGTCATCTACCCAGAATGCGATTTTTGGCTTGTTTGCCCTAGCTCTGATTTGGGGTTATAACTGGGTACAAATGAAAGTAGCAGTGGAATATTCGCCACCATTTACATTTGCAATTCTGCGGATAGTCCTCGGAGCCTTGAGTTTATTTCTCGTGATGGCGTGGTTGAAAAAACCGTTGTTCCCTCAAGTGGTTGGGGGTACTTTTCTATTGGGGTTGTTGCAGACGAGTGGATTGTATGGGTTAGCAACTTGGGCTTTAGTGAGTGGTGGGGCAGGGAAAACGGCAGTTTTAGTTTACACGATGCCTTTTTGGACGCTAATTCTAGCCTGGGTGCTGTTAAAAGAGCGAGTCAGAACAATACAATGGATCGCGATCGCCCTTAGTTTTGCGGGTTTGCTACTGATTTTAGAACCCCAGCAGCTGGATGGGACAGTTTTTAGTAAAGTATTAGCCGTTCTTGCGGGGATATGTTGGGCTGGTGGGGTCATTGTCGCCAAGAAATTGCAACAAAAACATAATCTAGATCTGTTATCGCTGACAGCTTGGCAAACTCTTTTTGGTGCTATACCGTTGCTTTTCGTTGTTTTCCTAGTTCCTTCTCAACCAATTGTTTGGTCTACTGAATTTGTGGTGGCGCTAGTTTACAATGTGATTCCAGGTACGGCGATCGCAATGGTGCTTTGGCTGTATATATTAAATCATCTATCTGCAAGTACGGCAGGATTGGGTATGTTGATGAATCCTGTCGTGGGAGTATTGACAGCTTGGCTGCAACTAGGAGAACAACCAGGACTTACGGAATCTGTAGGTATGTTACTAATTATTTCTGCTTTGGCTTTCAATGTTAACTCTCTGCAAAAAACAAAGTAA
- a CDS encoding four helix bundle protein, whose protein sequence is MQINSYRDLKVWQAGMNLVFEVYRITQKFPKYEVYGLSSPVQRAAVSIPSNIAEGHTRESTKEYLQSLSIALGSLAELETQLMLAQRLLYIEVEDLELALSKTDSISRVLRGLQKSLKAKL, encoded by the coding sequence ATGCAAATCAATAGTTATCGCGATTTAAAAGTCTGGCAAGCGGGAATGAATTTAGTTTTTGAGGTTTATCGGATAACGCAGAAATTTCCCAAGTATGAGGTTTACGGGTTGTCTAGTCCAGTTCAGCGTGCAGCAGTGTCTATTCCTTCTAACATAGCGGAAGGGCATACAAGAGAATCTACAAAAGAATACCTACAATCTCTCTCAATTGCTTTAGGTTCCTTAGCTGAATTAGAGACGCAGTTAATGCTGGCACAAAGGTTATTGTACATAGAAGTAGAAGATTTAGAGTTAGCCCTTAGTAAAACTGACTCAATCAGTAGAGTGCTTCGAGGCTTACAGAAATCTCTAAAGGCAAAACTCTAA